The genomic interval TGGAGTTATCTGAGTTTGACATATAGTATGAACCTAGAGGGCCAATCAAGGGTCAGGTATACGCTGACTTCATGGTAGAACTTTCATCTGATGACACCAACTTGATCCCAATGATTTCCAGTACGTCCTTTCGGTAGATGGATCCTCCAATCAGCAGGGAAGTGGGGTCGAGGTCATTTTAGAGGGACCAAGCGAgttgttgatcgagcaagccctGAGGTTCGTGTTCAAGGTGAGTAACAATCAAGTTGAGTATGAGGCATTGATAGTGGGGATGTTGCTAGCCAAGGCGTTGAGAGCTCAATGTTTTTTGGTGAAGAGTGACTCGTTGCTTGTCACTGGGCAAGTCACGGGTGAGTATCAAGCCAAGGATCTGCAACTAGCCTCATATCTCAAGTATGTAACGATCTTGAAAGAACCTTATCTACGTTCGACCTCGTTCACGTTCCCAAAGAGCAAAACTCTCGAGCATACGTGCTGTCTAAGTTGGCTTGTTCAGGGAAGGGAGGTCGAAAAATGTTAGTAATTCAGGAGACATTGAAGTCGCATAGGACAACTGAAGGAGGACCAACCAAGGTCATCCACGTGGAGGTCTTGGGGATCAACTCAAGAAAAAAGAGAAGGCATCGGTCGATGACTCTGGAGACCCTTAAAGTCTAGAGGATAACTACCTACGGGTTGTTGGGAGATGAGTTTCTTGAGGTTTTGCAAGTCGACACCATAGAGACTTGGATAACACCTTAACAGTGTTACCTAGCTGATAAGGTACTTCCTACCGAGCCTACGGAGGCTAAGATAGTTAAGAGAATGCGGAGAGGTATACCCTGATAGATGGCAAACTTTTCGTCACGGCTATACCCATCCAATTATCACTTGTGTAAATGGAGATCAGTGTACCCGCATCATGGTCTAGCTCCACAAAAACATTTGCGGTAGCCATATCAGAGGACAAGCTCTCTTGTTGAAGGTCATCTGAGTGGGGTATTACTGGTCGACCATGGAGGATGATTGTGTGAAGTATGCCTAGCGCTGCGAGCAATGTCAAAAGCACACTGATTGGGGCCACACACCAACCGAAGAGCTGAGGTCCATTTATAGCCTGTGGCccttccatacatggggaataaACATTCTAGGTCTTTTCCCTTTGGCGATACGTTAGATGAAATATCTCATTGtggccattgaatacttcactaCATGGGTTGAAGAAGTGCCAGTTGCACAGATAACCACTCACGAGGtgcaacattttgtgtggaagaacattgtgtgttaTTTGGGATTTCGAGGCACCTAGTTTCCGACAATGGAACCCAATTTGCTAGTCAATAGTTGGGTAAGCAATGTTCATTGCTCAGGATAAAGCACATATTTGCCTCGTAAAACATCCTCAGACGAATGATCAATTTGAATAAGCTAATAGAGTCCTGTTGAGAAGGTTGAAAATGAGGTTGGAGAAGGCAAAGGGAACTTGGTAAGAGGAAGTTCCAAAAATTCTTgtgggcctatcacaccaccccTCAGTCAACAACTAAAAAGATGCCCTTCAGTTTGGTGTGTGGGTTAGATGTCATGATACCAGTAAAGATACAAGAGAGCTCTCTGCGATTCCAAAGCTTCGTTGTTGGAATCCAACGAAGGAaggaaggtgaacctggacTTGTTGGATGAGGTGCATGAACATGCCCATATTAACTCGGAGGCTTTGAATAGAAGGGTGGAGCTGAGGCAAAAGACCAAGACGAGACCTTAGCCATTCAAGGTTTCCGACTTGGTGATGCGGAAAGCACATCCCTACTAGttataaaacaaattatctCCAAAGTGGATTGACCCGTTTCGCGTAATCGAGGTGCTCGGAAATGGAGCGTATAGGCTGGAAACCCTGGAGGGGGGAGCCATTCCTCAAACGTGGAACGTGGCAAATCTTaggttttatttcagttaagatattttgttttaatgctttcttttttAACAATGTGTTGATTAAGGTGATGCTCTTTTTCCCTTgaaggattttttttaatgaggtcatcTTGTGATAAATTTGTTCTTGAATGATGGTGCATTAGTTCAACTGATTTATTTGAGTTAGCACACGATGAGTCGACCTAGTTCGATGTCCGTATGACCATCCGAGTATAGATGCCCTGTGTGTGAAATGGTTATCTAGTGCCAGGTAAGACGACCTGGCTCAGTGTCAGTACAACTACCCAAGTACAGGCGCCTTGTGTATAAATTGGTTATTTAGTGTCAGGTAAGAAGAACTAACTTGGTGTCAGTACGACTACCCGAGTACAGGCGCCCTGTGTGTAAATCGGTTATTTAGTGTCAGGTAAGACGACTTAGCTCGGTATCAGTACGACTACTCGAGTATAGGTGCCCTGTGCGTAAAATTGATGTAAATGAAGTATTTAGGCAAGGTAAGATGACCTCGCTCGGCGTAAGAATGACTACCCGAGTACAGGCGCTCCgcaaaataatttgtttgacTTGACgcaaggtaagacgacctaactcggcATAAGAACGACTACCCGAGTATAGGCGCTCTACAAATAGATGTTATAGATAAATTGTTTTGGTACATGGTAAGTTAGGCTAACACGGTGTGTGAACGGTCACCCTAGTTCAAATGATTAAATGATATGATATAGAATCATTCGCTTATACAATAAGGGTTAGCTCGGGGTACGAGTGGTTATCCGAGTTCAGTTACCCTGAGTGATGAATGAATCATTCTTAGCGCGGAATAAGGCAACCAAGCTCGGGAAGATATGATTATCCAAGTAGGTGCTTTACGAGGCAAAGCTTGGTGAGATCAAGGTATATGGCCCTTGGCCAAGTTTGTGAAATACACCTGTGCAATTTGAGATTGAGTATATGTTTGTCTTAGTTATGGGTTTATAGTTCATCAAAAGGTTAATTCTTTGTTGAGTGAGAACTCCACGATTTTTCATGCTTAGATTCACCTATGTTGGATTCTAGTTATCTTTATTACTTCATGCTCAAGAGGTAGAGATGGATTAGTATAAGTAATAAAGTATCTGCATGTGTGTTGATAGTAGTTGTTATACTTAAGCTAGTCAAAGTTTGCTATATGATAAGTTAAGTATCGTGGCATGCATTAgtaaaaggttttaaaatagTTGTACATATTAAAGCGATGCAGAGGCAATAAGTAAGGTACtgataaaattataaagtgTTCAAATTGTTTAAATGACAAGGAAAGCTAGCATATTACAGACCATTAAAATGTTCAAATTACTCCTCCCTTAATTGGCCATCGACCACGGTTACCCGAGTCTAAGGTGGAGAAGTCAAGGGTTGGGTGTACTACATCTACTTATTCCAAGGTTGTTTCAAAGCCTGCCAAGAAGGATCGAGTAGCATCATCTTTGAGCGTTTTGATTGTCTTGGTGGCATTTTCTTCCTTGTGTGCCATCTCCTTCTTCAAGTTCTCTATCTCGGCCAAGAGTTTCTTCCTCTCCTCAGTCAGAGCCAGGGCTTCTTGGGTCTTCTCGGTGTAGAGGTGTTAAGTTTTCTGACACAAGTCTTTGAGTTGGCTATTCTCTATTTTGAAGTTGTCCATCCCTACGCGGAGTTCCAACATCTCCTTGGACTTTTGTGATTCAAACGCTTAGCAATCTTGCGCTTTGCCATCAACCAAGGCAAATGCTTGACTGAACAACTTCAAAGAGTCGCGACGAAGAAGGTCTTCACCTTGAACAGATAGTCTGGCTTTGTCTTCGGGAGTAAGAAAGGAGGCCTTGCTGTGAGCGAAAGCGTCGAAACCAACATCCGATAAGCTCTTCTTGTGGAAGCCTTTAGCATCTTGGATGGTGATTACCTCCTGATGTGGAGTTCGACCATCCGAGTGGGAGTGTTCAGTGGGGGGAGCGActtctcttctttttctcttaaaaCCAAGGCTCGAATTGGTGTGCTCGTCCTCATCAGATGGAGTGGGAGCGACCTCGATCGGGGCCTTCCTTTTTGGAGCTGGAGAATCCTTGATTAGGCTGGTAGCAACTCTCATCTTTCTGATACGTTCAGCCATTTCCGATTTGTCGATGCTGGACAACATCCTTTATGGAAATGAAAACAAGAAGTGGTTAAGCACAATACTGGAGTTTATGTTACCAAAGGTAGGAAACGAGGAGTATCAGTATAGGCTTTGAAAACACCAGGAAGGTACTATTTATTTAGGAGGAAGGAAGTGTCAAAAAAACCTTTCAGATTCGCCAAGAATTCACATACTCCCTGGTCTTGTGGGGACAAGTCGTCTAGGCGTCGAGCACTTTGGAATCTTGGTTCAGGGGTCCAGTATAAAGGAAACTCGTCCATAAGGGTCGGATCTCTTTTGTTAACTTGGATTTTTAGGAACTTTCCCTTGAAATTTTTGTAAGAAGACTAGAAGAGTGTGAGTAAAGCTCTTCCAGGGACACTATTTAAGGATACCCACAATTGGCGGCCCGAATGCTTGgcctcaaagaagtaaaggaaaACTTTCACAGTCGGCGAAATGTCGAGCTGTGAACACAAAATAGTAAAGGCACGAATGAATGCCCAGTTATTcgggtgtagctgggcaggaGCTACATTGAGCATGGTTAATAAATCCTTTTCAAATATCCACAAAGGATGACGCAAAAGGAACTTTTTGAAAAGGGTGGCATAAAAGAAACATAATGGACCTTCGAGGTCCGAGGATTCATCACAAAATACAAGCTATCTTCCCTACACTCTGCTATTCTTACGAACCTATCGTGCCTCTTACCAAAGAAGCAACCACTCTGTCTTAAATTCCTAATACGTTCACGAGTAGTATAAAAAGAGGTTTCGTTTAAAAGGTCAGTTTTGGCCCAAGGGTACATGGCATTGTAATTCATTGCAGTTATATCTAGAACAcaacacaaacacaaacaagataCGAGCACAGTTTAGGGAAAAGAAAATGGATCATAAGAAAATTCTAGTTCAGACGATGCAATCGGTAAAAGGAGTAAGTATTCGACGATAAAGATTGGTGGAAGGAAATTACCTGGTGTAATGACTGATTGGAAAGAAGACGTGCGAAGAGAGAGCTTTTTGAAGAAGGGGAGGTTTGAAAAATGCACAAGTATTGAGAAATGAAGGTTGCGTTAAGAGTAAGAAGAGAAATGGATTTTTAACGTTTAAAAGGGGAAATGAAGCGGGAACTCTTCCTGGTCATAGATGTGCGTGCCACGTGGACATATCAGATTCATTGTTGTGAGATGTCTTGTCAGGGACGCTTCGGTAGTTGTGCCTCACCTACTCGCTAGGGAAAACGTAGCGTCAGCCACCAAAATGCTATGAAGCCTTTTCGACAAGTCAAAGCTCAGCTTGAGCCTAGGGGGCTTATGTACTGGACAGGAGTGCTCGGGACCTCGGTCCAAGCATTTGGGTATGGTCGGCTTGACTTTAGGTCCAAAAGACGGCTCATGAGCTCAGCCCAATTTTAATGGGAAGCACTGTGAAAGGTAATTAAAGTAGAGAAAATATTAAGTTTGGTCATAcgttaatatatattaatgaatatATAACTTGTTAATTAAATAAGTCAAAGTTGTtggaaataaaatagttaaCACCTGAGAGTGATGGTGCACATGTAAAACATAATGTTTTCTGTTGTTAACTATTATGCTATTATGTTATTTAAggctattttatatttttaattttaatatgattattataaaaaatattatgataattTGATTaggtattattttattttttttgataaaaaaattaaatataaaaaattaacttaaatataaaaataaagaaattcatttaatagaaactaatttataaatataaaaaataaaacatataataaattaaaaatagttataatatattatatatttttaaaataatattcaattattatgttatttatttaaggtcattttatattatttttagtatgactattataaaaatattatttttaatatttaattttttcttaagtaaaattttattttatctttttaaaatatgaatatttaataaaaatttgatttactatttaaaatagatttaaataataaaaatattattttatgtttgtaatttaaaaataaaataaaataagaatataatatttaaattatattaaaaaaagcaAAGTACTGGAGTTTATGTTACCAAAGGTAGGAAACGAGGAGTACCAGTATAGGCTTTCAAAACACCAGGAAGTTACTATTTGTTTAGGAGGAAAGAAGTGTCAAAAATAACTTTCAGATTCCTTAAGAATTCGCATACTCCCTGGTTTTGTGGGGACAAGTTATCTAGGCGTCGAGCACTCTGGAATCTTGGTTCAGGGGTCCAGTATAAAGGAAGCCCGTCCAGAAGGGTTGGATCTCCTTTGTTAACTCGAATTTTAGGAGCTTGTCCTTGAAATTTTTGTAAGAAGACTGGAAGAGTGTGAGTAAAGCTCTTCCATGGGCACTATTTAAGGATACTCATAATTGGTGGCCCGAATGCTTTgcctcaaagaagtaaaggaaaACTTCCACAGTCGGCGAAATGTCGAGCTATGAGCACAAAATAGTAAAGGCACGAATGAATGCCCAGTTATTCGGGTGTAGCTGGGCAAGAGCTACATTGAGCTCGGTTAACAATTCCTTTTCAAAAATCGACAAAGGAAGATGCAAAAGGAATTTCTTAAAAAGGGTTGCATAAAAGAAACAGAATGGACCTTTGGGGTCCAAGGATTCATCACAACATACAAGCTCATCTTCCCTACACTTTGCTATTCTTACGAACCTATCGTGCCTTTTACCAAAGGAGCAACCACTCTGTCTTAAATTCCTAATACGTTCACGGGTATTTTAGAAAGAGGTTTCATTTAAAAAGTCTTTTTTGGCCCAAAGGTACATGGCATTGTAATTCATTGCAGTTATATCTAGAACACAACACAAACACAAACCAAATACGAGCACAATTCAAGGAAAAGAAAATGGTTCAAAAGAAAATTCTAGTTCAGACGATGCAATCGGTAAGATGAGTAAGTATTCGACGATAAAGATTGGTGGAAGGAAAATACCTGGTGTGATGGATGATTGGAAAGAAGAGGTGCGAAGAGAGAGCTTTTTGGTGAAGGGGAGGTTTAAAAAATGCACAAGTACTGAGAATGAAGGTTGCGTGAAGAGTAAGAAGAGAAGTGGATTTTTAACATTTGAAAGGGAAAATGAAGCGGCAACTCTTCCTGGTCATAGATGCGTGTGCCACGTGGACGTCTCAGATTCAGTGTGGTGAGATGTCTCATTAGGGACGATTCAGTAGCTGCGCCTCACCTACCCGCTAAGGAAAATGTCGCATCAGCCGCCAAAACGCTAGGAAGTCTCTTCGCCAAGTCAAAGCTCAGCTTGAGCCTGTGGGGCTTATGTATTGCACAGAAGTGCTTGGGGTCTCAGTCCAAGCATTTGGGCCCAAAAGGCGGGTCATGAGCTCAACCCAGTTTTAATGGGAAACACGGTGAAGAGTAATTAAAGTAGAGAAAATATTAAGTTTGGTCATACATTAATATAAAAGTTGTTTGAATATATATTAAcgaatatataattttttaattaaatataagtcAGCCGCCAAAACGCTAGGAAGTCTCTTCGCCAAGTCAAAGCTCAGCTTGAGCCTGTGGGGCTTATGTATTGCACAGAAGTGCTTGGGGTCTCAGTCCAAGCATTTGGGCCCAAAAGGCGGGTCATGAGCTCAACCCAGTTTTAATGGGAAGCACGGTGAAGAGTAATTAAAGTAGAGAAAATATTAAGTTTGGTCATACATTAATATAAAAGTTGTTTGAATATATATTAAcgaatatataattttttaattaaatataagtcAAAGTTGTTGGAAATAAAATAGTTAGCACCCGAGAGTGATGGTgcacaaataaaacaaaatattttcctgttgTTAGCACTCGAAGATATGAGGTGCACGTAAATATGTGgtttttttgttatgattaAATGCTTTCAGTTAAGATTATATTCTTGTGGGTGAAAGTTGTTAAAGGGATAACTATAAAAGGGATTTGAGACACCCGGTAAAGGTACGCTGTTTCTGAATACTAGAGACTAAAactgattattattttgtatgctctcactgacttgatcgtcagaatGTGATAAATAGGTATAACTTTATCTGTCTCAACGGAGCCTTGTTCCAGTGCACTAAGAGGAGACAGACTACAAGCGGAGATTGTCCATCCAGTCAACCCGAGGTCAACTGATGAGAACaataaatatacttttaatttcaatatgattattataaaaaagattatgATAATTTGATTaggtattattttaattttttaataaaaaaataaatataaaaagttaacttaaatataaaagttaaagaaattcatttaatagaaactaatttataaatataaaaaaataaaacatataataaattaaaaataattataatatattatatatttttaaaataatattcaattattatgttatttatttaaggttattttatatttttaaagtatgactattataaaaaaaaattatttttaatatttaatttttttcttaagtaaaattttagtttatctttttaaaatatgaatctttaataaaactttgatttactatttaaaatagatttaaataataaaaacattattttatgtttgtaattaaaaaataaaataaaataagaatataatatttaaattatataaaaataaaaagtactatataattaaataataaattatattaaattaaaattaaaaatataaattaaataaaaataaaaaattcaaaatcaaatacATTGTTCCTGAATTAATACTGCAACTGCAGTTGgaattttcagaattttttcAGGATAGCTGCAGCGCGTGTTTAATACAGTTTAATTCCAATGTCTTCAGAATTTGTTCAGAAGGGATGTAGCGCGTGTTAAGTTTACATTTCCAATTCAAAAAAGAATAATCAAGTACTCCTACGGTACCTAATCTAAGGTGATTTGATTTAAGGCTGAAAGAGTGTCATATTTCAATAAAAGTCttacattttttcttcttttcaaaataattacaaatatctattttaaaatattaatagatcTCCTGTCAATAAATCTTCACTCGTAACTTTTAACTCTTATAATAatcaaattgtattttcataagaaaaatttatttttgaagtcCTATAAGATAACTTACTATTATTgtacttcaaaaaaaaaaattgatcctATAAGTACATAGCAGTAGCCCTTGAAactagataaaattttaataaatattaaaaaatttaattattttcaagtgtctaaaattaactaatacgattttaattattttattcaagtGTTGAGAAACTTATTTAACTTTTGTTTGCAGTCTTAACAACTAATCTTTTATGGTTAAAAAGTAGCTTACTCAGTTTTACTTTGATTTACTTCTATGCCCCATTTTATTAATGGAAATTAAACCCACATATGTCCCTATTTTATTACGTTAATAGAAGTTAATTGAATTCTTAAAATTTTGAAGAGAAGTTTTACCTCATAAACTACCCAACTGAAAATTGCGTATACAattgttaaatatatatatatatatatatatatatatatatatatttttttttttttattattattattattattttgtttaaataagCAAACATCCAAATGTGAAACACCTCACCTGAAAATTGTACAAAATAAAGCGAAatgtttttgttatatattttagaaaataattaatattttttcatgcaTAAAACAAGGATAACTAGAAACGaaaatatatcataaaattGAAAGGTAAAATGGTAGTAATAATGTGTAGCAAGCCTCATTCAAAACGAATATTGTTCATACATTATAATATTACTGGATCAGGTCTGAGTAGGTATGAGCCATGCATAAACTCTTTTTGGTTTTTTCCGTTGCAGCCATAATCTGTTGATATGGTAGCATTctgtaattatataaaaaaaaagagagattttatttatttaattctaactcttataacttattatttttctctcatTATAGTGGTGACTCAAAACacctattattttttctttatttcacattatatatatatatatatatatagatatatattattttgtctTTATCGTTAATATCTCCTTCCACCGCAACCACGCTCTCTTTGGCAGTTGACGTAAGCTGCTGCAACAGGTGTGAGGTTATTATTTTCAGCAAAGTCTCTGGAATTGAAATTATGACGCAAATCTGGGGTGATGACAGTGTCTCTGCCCAATTGCTGGAACAATACAAACACAAGTCGATGAATTCCTGCTGAAGGTTGTGGACTCTCATAAACCACAACCTCCTTACCTGCATAATGCATACAAATAATGTCTAAACCACCAACATGCAATATTTGCTTAATAAAGAATGCATAATAATCAATAACTTTAACTAACAACCCTAGCTTCTTCCTCGATTGatgaaattcaaataaattcaaattcatcCAACGGTTATTGTGCCATGAACAACTCATAGAATTTGGACTTACCAAAGCTTGCATTTGTGGTTGCTGGAATATCTGTCACCATCCTGCCATTGTTCAACAGAGAATATTACAAACAAAAGtacaatatattatatatgtcataattgtttttataaatcaGTTGAGCATAGACTTTATTACATCAATATGTCACCAAATTTTTCTGCATTTCACCGGTTCTGACAGTAAAACCTGATAGAAATCGGGATAAAGAAGCACAGATAACTAACTAACCAGTGCATGTATTCCCTCAAGACGGGGTTACTAGGGCTAGGTGCATCTGCATCTACCATAACCTG from Phaseolus vulgaris cultivar G19833 chromosome 1, P. vulgaris v2.0, whole genome shotgun sequence carries:
- the LOC137813728 gene encoding protein VERNALIZATION 3-like yields the protein MAREDPLAIGGVIGDVLNPFTSSVSLTVSINNRAISNGYELRPSLVVNRPRVTVGGDDLRIFYTLVMVDADAPSPSNPVLREYMHWMVTDIPATTNASFGKEVVVYESPQPSAGIHRLVFVLFQQLGRDTVITPDLRHNFNSRDFAENNNLTPVAAAYVNCQRERGCGGRRY